The genomic DNA GGCAACATCACGGCGGTCAGAGGCATCCAATGGGCCCGCAGGAGTTCACGCGCAAGCTGCACCGTCAACTCGTCCAGAATCGAAATAAGGGTTTTGAGCCGCTACACATCCGTGGTCGGACGGGGTATCTCATGAAAGCGACTCTATTGTCTCATGGGTATACCGTAGTCATGAAGGCTACAACGAAGGAGAATCAGCATGCCCTCAAAACAGAAGTTGACAATTATCGCAAGCTCCGAAGCTTGCAAGGATATCAGATCCCGGTCTGTTTAGGCGACTTTGAGCCAAGCATCGCATACTGGTACCACGGTCAGGTAATGGCACATATGATGATCCTGAGCTGGTCTGGAACTAGGCTTCAGCGGATAATCAAAGACGAAAATCTGGATTTCTTCCACAAAGAGCGAAAGAAAGCTCTGAAGTCCCTCCAGAAGTATGGTGTTGAACACAAAGACAAAGAGTGGCGTAATATGCTGTGGGATGAACAGACCCGCAGTTTGGTTGTCGTTGACTTGGAGGACATGGAATGGCATAAGCGGCCTCGGCCTTTCCAACCAACACCTGGCAATTCATTGGGTCGTCGTATCGTCCTGAGAAGGAAAAATGAACGAAGGCGCCTATCTAGTCGAGCTGCTGTCTGTACATCATGATGGCACTGGAAATGGCCGCCGCTTATCACTGTCCCGGTCTTATTCCCTGTGCGCCTTGTTGACTTCGGATTGTTGTGTTTTCCTGGCGAAAACCACCGTTcggaggaagatgatggtTTGGCTTTCGGcgtgatcagccatttcttGAGTCATCCAATTAATACGCTACTTAATTATATTCGGTCAAGCGACTGGAGGGGTTCACCACACGGCGATGAAATAATCTTAGTTTTAGCAAGCACTTTCTAATGTCACGGTGGCAGGTCAAATAGCAATAACCAAAATTAAAATATTTGTAACCATATATGGTGAATATACGAGAAATATGGACTGACTACTCTATGTTTATCTGACTGTCATGGTCCACTTCATCGGCAAATCGGTGGACGTTGATTCTTGTCTGCTGATTTCCACATTTGTCTCACTCATGCCCAGGTTTTGTCCGCTCATGCCAACGCTCCTATCCCACACGTTCCGCTGCTGCTTGAGGGCATGCATGTCGAAAATTTAGATGGTAAATAGTAGACTGGCTACAACTAATGTAGTCTATTCGACCCCGGAGCGGACTTTAGGATTTTTTGATAATAATTGATTAAATTAGACTACAGCCTCTATCAACTTGTGTTCCAAAGCGCCAGTCGCcgtaaaaagaaaaaataatGAATCCCATGTCAAGAAATTCCGGTTCACAACACCCCAGGAACAGATCTTCTCAAACGAATGCTTTAATAATGTACAGTTATCATTTAGCAAATAGTACGACGTTGTTTTGGCTGACGTGCCTCTGCCCCGCACGAAAGCAGCCGCTTTCTCTTCGGTCGACGGTCCAATCTAGCCCAATGAAAATCAATAATCAGGGCCCTTCGCAACTCAGCGTTCCACAAAATATTATCCGGTCGAAGGTCCTCATGAAAAACTCCGAGAGAGCGGATATTCTTCACAGATCTCGAGATTTCACGATTCAACTCTTCCCTATTGGATTCTGGACAAGAAGGCATATTCTCAATACTGCTGATAGGCTTCCCACCCCACCCCATAAGTAGCATATGCCGAATTGCCCCAGCCCCATGGAGGAAGTAAGTTTTCTTTAGGTCAATTGCTCCCAGGAAAACAGGAACTGCAGAACCCTGAGCCTGCTGCAGGACATGATAAACCTCAGCTTCGCGCAGGAGCTCCGGCCACCGGCAGGAGGTCGTGCcttttccaacaacagtGTACCCATATGCAGCACAGGTGACCTTGAACGGCGCTCCTGATGCTCCACAGTCTCCCATTGGTGTACAGTTCCGGTCGATATTGTCACCCAGCTGTCGCTTCACCAGTTGCACCAAAGTTGTGGAATCAATGGTGTGCCGCCTACCGTCTCCACCCTGTTTATGGAGCATCACATTCGGGCAGTCATCATCGAGCCGACCACCCTGCTGCAGGCCCAGTAAACAGCGCTGTGTACAGAAGTCTGCGTCGTGCCGCCCATGTTGACTGTCTGACTGTGAAAAATGTCGCGAACCCGCCCGGCGTACCGTCCGTTGGACCGGCGATGAACTGATCTCGCTGAGGCCGCGTTTCTGACCTTTTTGACCTGAAGCTTCAAAATCCGAATCGGGATCTGAAGATTCATCATGGTATGTTGTAGTAGAAGGTGAGCAGCCAGGCCGAGACCGGGTTGGCGCTCGGCGTCCCTCAGCGGTAGGGGATTCCGCTGAGGATGACGACGGCGGCAGAAACTCGGATGTGGTGGACTTGGGGCTAGGATAAGTGCGCTTTGAATTCGGGGTATGTTGTGGCGATTCAAATTCGGAGACTGGAGACCAAGCGCCATCAAAGCTACCAAAGCTAGACTCCCAGATTGGGAGCTGCGCATCTGCTTCGTTTCGCCACTGTTGGCTACGAGGACGTGAGCGAAAACTCATCAGACAAAGACACAATACCCGAGCGATAGCTGTTgctggctgcagaaaactcTGTTCATCTTCTGAGTTCACTTCCTCGTTCGGTTCACACAGATGGTAATACAGGGTGCCTGGGTCTTCATAGGGGACTCGCAGAAGAATTAATGCAAGTCCATTAGTCACATATGAATATTCAAGTCCTTCCTGTATCATCACATGGTACTCTTGGGCGATCACTGATCCAACGACCCTTTCAGCTTTCTCATCCTCGGTATTGGGGACACTGTGAGCCTTGACCACCTGTCCCCAGAAGTCCATGGATTTAAGACCTCTGCGAAGGCTCTCAACAGGTAGCTTGTGGGGAGGCTTGTACTCGACTGTGGTAAGAAGTGTGCTAGTACCGTCGTCAATGCGGTGTATGCAATACTGATCAGGCCTGGAAGACCCGGATCTTGATGGTTGGTTTGTCTGTAAATCAAGGCTATTGGCATGACTGTCGAACTGGACTCCATCACCCAAACGGAATTCATCTCGAGCGGTAGGTATCTTGCAAAGCTCTGTGATTATGTTCCGTACATGATTCTCAACAGCAGATCGCTCATAGCCCTCAAGGTCCCGTTCACTGCTTATCGGTCTCTCTTTGACATTTTGTCCCTCATACTCCAGCGCAACGAGGGGTGGAAAAGCCCGACGTGCTGTATTCCCTGTCAATCCAAGATGGTTGCAAACAGAGCGATAAATTTCCTCCTGCTGGGTTTGACATTCGGTCCACGGGCGCAGTTTTACCGGGCAACTTTTTCCGATCGGTGCTGAGATTTTCCCTGAAGTGCAGCGAGATTGGTTTGCGATTGTCAATGATTTAGCGATGATATTATGACCATATCGAATGAGCTCGCCAAAGGTCGTTGGTCGATTTTGTTCCTCTGCCTGTCTCCTTAGCTCTGCTTCATGCCTTTGTTCCTCCTCTGCTTGTTTCCGTCGCTGCTCTTCTTGTTTCCGTCGCTGCTCTTCTTGTTTCCGTCGCTGCTCTTCTTGTTTCCGTCGCTGCTCTTCTTGTTTCCGTAGCCCCTCTTCTTGTCTCCGTAGCTCCTCTTCTTGTTTCCGTTGCTTCTCCGCCTCCAGAAAGAGTTTTTTATAATCTGGAATATCGTTGCTGGCCATGGAATTTGCAAGACGCGTGTGAAGGAGTGTTGATGTCAAACCAATTTGGCAGACGTACCGACAATTTTTGGCTCGTATTAAACAATGTTCGATGGCATAAGTAGAAGTTAATGATCAGATGATAGCCCAAAGTTGCAAAATGATGTAGGGTAGTGAAAGTGCATTGAGGTCATTCAGCATGCGCAATAACGAAAGGAGATCGTTGGGTGCCTTTCCTATGGCTGTCTGTTTTGGTGTTCGGAGCGGGTATTAGTAAATCCTAATCCAAACCAGGCTCCCTTTGCGGCTTCGAAGATGGCTTGCCTCTCAAGAAAGGGTTGGGCTCATGCTTGGTGGTCAGGCAATTTCTATCCACACTACCGAGTAATTACTTGTATTCAATGCGATATAGTGGGGGTCTTGGGCGTGGACTGATGTGATCCGTAGGGAAATCGGCCTTAGGGGAATTTCGTGAGGGAAACAGTATAACCAGATTCGTCAGCTGACGCCAAGACCGACTGTCGTTAATGTCATCTTATGAGGCGTCAGCAGTAATCCCCCAACCTTCCATTGTCTGCTTAAATTACGGGAATTTCAAACATGTCTGCAGCAGCAAGTCCTTAGGAGACCAACACATGATTATTAAACTAAGAGAGAGGGTAAGGCGGTCGGGCATCCATGTGTGAGCGCCAGCCTAGTAAGTTTTTCACGTGTGCGCGGTTCCCTTTATTGAGCCGATCTCTGGAGAGATGGAATCGCCTCGACCCATGCTACTCACTGAAAATCTGCTCCTGCATGTGATGTCGCGCAATGACTTCAATGAAAGATGCCCGTACATCAAGTATTGCTTAGGGAAGACCAGGAACGCGTGGTTGACCGTAGCGCTAGCATGGCCCTCCACCAATGACTTGTAGAAAGGGGAGACCCCATACATCCACGAATCCATAGATGCTGAGAAGTAGTGGAACGATTGAAAGTCATAAGTCTCGACCTTCGGCTGCAGCAATGTGTTGGTATGCGCCAGAGCACAAACAATGCTCCGCCTTTCAATCTCCCGTAGTAGCTGCGGCGCAGGACCTCCACACACACAAGCGCCTACGATATGGCGGTGATTCGCTGAACCACTATGCTGGGAACACGGCGGAACCGCCGGAAGGTGGAGACACTGGGAGTCTGGACACTCAATTCCTTTCCGGATGTAGCATAGCGTTAACCAGTCAAGATAAGGATGGGGAACGATTCAATCGGCTGGTATGCCCTTCTTATAGATCCCGCAGCAATTGTTCCAAGCGGTCCCATTAACCCTGCTTTTATTTGTGAAGTTTATTGCGTATGTTTTGTAAGAATTTCTCCAATATGAGACATGAAAGGCGAGGAAGTTGCTTGCTGCAGAGTTATTGCATTAGTTTCATGTGATAAAGCAGCGGGTAGTCAGGCCCTTGGACACAGTCGGCGCGAGCTTGGCTGGTTGGGCGTGGGCCAGTCAATGGCACTGGGCGTGCGCAAACATTCCGTATGACCTCAAACACTTAACAGTTGTCTGGGGAAATATCTGAGATACATGCTTTTTCGTTAATGGAATTTTCGATGGCTTCGCGAGATTACAATTTATAGTGTATCTTAAATTAGTTGGCTCCTTTCCACAAGATGCCGATCACAAAGCGGAAGCAGGTATTGCGCCTATAGTACCTTTGGCCTACAACTATAAGTGGCTGGACAACATATGCATGTTTGTTGGCCGAAAAGGGGTCTTTGGAATTGTGGACGCGTGGCTTAGCACGTGCGGGGTAGAAAGCACCAATTCCCTCCAGTTCCTTTCAATCACTCTTGCTCTCAACTTCGCCATCTCAGTGACAACGAGAATCATTGAACTTCATCGATATGGGACTTACCGAGAGTAAAATCGTCCTGGAAAGATTTAGTGCCGCATGCTTTGAAGCAGATTGCCATAGGCGTGACGATATCCGCGACCTCCTTTCTGATGATAATGTAAGTTGATCATTCTCTATACAGACTGTCATACTAACATAGAGAAGTTTTTAAGGCTCCTAAATAATCTATGGAAACAAATCCCCCCAGTTTCAAAGAAACGAATCATAAAGGCCAATCGTCGTAAATCTGCGAAATATGCGACGCCCCCAAAAGTTGACAACATGTCTGACGACGTGCCCGAGAGCTTGATGAAATTTATCCCACAATGGAAAAACAACATTCAAAGCTTTTTCACTGAGGAGGACGCGCTTGACCTCAACTTGGATCATCCTGTAGCTGAGTCGTACAGGCTACTTTTACAACTGGAGAACCGGGGAGAAAGGGATACTTGGCGTACCCGGTTCCTCAAAGTCGTGTTCCACCGTCTTATGAAGCAAATAAGCAGTGGTCAGTACACGCAGTCGGCCGATGTCACGAGAGCCACAACAATAATCAAAAATTCTGGTATTGGTGACAATTCCGAACAAATTAGAGAGCGTTTCATTGCCTGGGGCAAGGCTGGGCAGAGATTAGAGTTACTTTGCACAGATCTTTTAGATGCTAGGGACAGGTGTGATGATggcagaaagaaagaagagcatCTCGGTTTCTTGTTCCGCTTGCCTAAGTACATGACGGATAACTAGTAAGTGCTCCCTGATGCCGATTATAGCACCATATCTGATCTTTACCAGCTTAAGGAAACTCCCTAAAACTGGAGTCACCCGAAACCAAGAAATCAGACGTTTAAAGGACAGTGGCTTGCATGCAGGAACGCAATACAGCACTTTAAGTGATCTTGCTTTCAATATCTTCCATCATCTATGGGGTTTCATTGAAAGATCACTCGCGCAGGAAGCTTTCATAATACAGGAAGGACCAATACTTTCGCGCCAAGCAGTGTCCCGATCTCGAAGCAAAAGAAGCGCGTGCGGAACTGCTGATGCCGGTAGAGGCAATACACCTCTAATTCCACAACCTTTATCGGGACGACTTTTGAATTACCAGGCAGAAAACAAGGGAGTCGACGAAGCACTCCATCATAACAACACGCCGAGCGCCGCATTTCATATCTTTGAAGAAGCTGGTCAGAGTCCTGCaagaccttgttgggatagCCCTAACACAGGTTTGCAAGCCAATCGCCAGAATGAACTATTGCCAAGCATGATGGTGGATGGCTTTAATCCGCGGCAGAACATCCATCCCACGCTGCTAGATGGGTTCGCCATTCCATCGGCTGAGAGCACGACGGTCGATGCCTTTGATCCGCGGCAGAACATCCATCCCGCACTGCTAGATGGGTTCGCCATTCCATCGGCTGAGAGCACGACGGTCGATGCCTTTGATCCGCGGCAGAACATCCATCCCGCACTGCTAGATGGGTTCGCCATTCCATCGGCTGAGAGCACGACGGTCGATGCCTTTGATCCACGGCAGAACATCCATCCCACGCTGCTAGATGGGTTCAGAGTTCCTCAAGACGACTTTCCTATTTCAGGAGAGTTCACGCTACCAGTACCACGAGCCTCCGATCAGGGCATGTCTAATTCACCAAATTGTTCAGGGCAAGATGCCCAGAATAGACGCTTTAATGCCTACCCATCCGACGGAGTAAATTGCCCAGAGGTATCTAGCCAGCCACATTTCCAATCTTTATTAGCTTATTGATCTCATGGAGTGAAAaaaatttctttttttccatTGATGTATTTACAATAATTTGCGCTTTCATTCAGTTTGAGCCCAACCCCATGCAGCAAAAAAAGCAAGCAGGCAATTTTCACATAGTACTTCCTATCAGACTGAAGCAATAAATATAACAGTTGTATCGGAGCTAATGGTAGGCTGGTCCGTGATATAAGTGTAAGACTTTTCAGGCAAAAGGCCTCCAGGCGTTAAGCTTGCTCCCTCTGATAGCGGCACGAGGTACATTCGCTTTGAGTTATTTATTATGGGCTTAGGCTCCGAAAAGTGTGCCAGGTTCCAACCCCATCCCTATGTATGAATGAGCCAAATCAGAAAGACCAAGAGTGGCACAAACATACCTCGCCTAAATTCATTTCATTTACCAGATGTGATGCCAATATCCCAAGTGTTTCACCAGAATAAAGTTTGATTCCTCCGCCAACTTTTCTGAAAACGATATCTTTTGGAGGCTGACTCTTATCATCCAGCTGACTCTTATCATACTCAACCGCTCCGGGTATCATTTCTTTGATTTTCATTCGAAGAACCTCAGCGGCTTCAGAAAGTGGACGGTTCATTTCAAAGAGGCTATAAAAACTCGACGTGCTGAAATTCGCTATAAAGACGTCTTAAGTTGAGAACTGGAAAAAAGAAGTTAGTGCTAGAAAATTGATACTCAGATAAGGAATACTTACCAGCTTGAGGACTCGACTGGTTACTATGGGGCAAGAAATCGTGCTGTTGGTATGGGAAGGAGAGGGGTCTGAGGGGCAATTTCAGTAATAGACGTAATCGTAGTTGCACTTCGTGTTGGAAAAAAGATCACGCGGTAAATCACGTGTTGCGGGGTCCTGGACCGGAACACACAACAGGCGAAGCGGAATCGCCTGGCTCAAATCATATGCAGTTGGGATGACTGGTCAGTCCTGAAGAAGTGAAGACTGAAGATCGACTCGAGAATTAAAGACCTGTGGATTGAGGAGTTTATAGTTTGCACTCATTTTTATACGATTACTTATAAGATTGAGATAGTGAATATGTCTGACATTATACCAACTTTTTCTCTAAATACAGCGCTCGCCTAGCTGAGTTTTGTAGTTAGAGGAAGCATTGTACTCAATGGATGTCATAGGCTGATGGCTGCACTGGATTCTTTCGCGCGCTTGGTTCGGGCATGTTCCATTAAAAATGACACTTTACAATCCTCttttttatttattttttttccttttcaaaTACAGATCATGCACTTGAAGAGTTCTATTGGCAAACCTTGGGAAAAACGTCATCTCAAGGTCCATACAATTTATTTAAAAGCTATATATGACATGGCACTTGTACCGAATGACACTAAACAAGAGCCACATTGGACATGGAAGACACACTTTTCGAAATCAAAATAAGCAATAATTACAGACAGACAATGTGATAGCCCTTGCAGAGTAGATAATCGTCTAACAGCTCTTTTCCACGCTTTGATCTGCACAGCTCGCCCTCTCCAATAATAATGTACTCTATCCAATTCAATGTAGCTGTATCTCCACCTGAGTTGAAGTAACACTGACTCATTTGGCACGCCACCTGGTATTTGTTGTTCGGAAGTTTTCCTTTTATGTAATGTCTTCGGTAACCGGAGCAGCCATCAATTTGTGTTGGGCCATCTTCGAATACAGGTGCCAAAGCATCTAATGGGTATGAGTGTTATATTCCTGGACAATCCATAGGCAGACAAACCTGGGTTGGATGAATTGGAAGCCTCGCCAGTGTATCCAAAACAATTGTAAAATGGCGAAAAGACAGTGAGAAAGAAGCTAATTGCCATAGCTATACTTCAGAGGACGACAGAGAGTAACCAGAAGGCATGTATGGCACAATGCTGGGAAACGAAGGAGGTAGCGCGCATATATATCAATCAAACCTTCAAACTTCAGATGAATGGACGTATTCCTGGTATGCAATCGCATCGAGCTTCTACTGAAGGGTATCTATGATGTGATGGTGGTTGTGTTTGTACCCTGGCTTGACCTAATAACACTTTTTTGAAAGTATATGCGCGTCTTTCTGGTAACTGATCTGTTCCGACGTAAATAAAAATCCCAAAATTCCCAATACGTTTTGCTCATTCAATATCACATATCAAACCTTTCATATCCCGAGGACATAAGCGAGTTGGTATCCGCCCAGGCTGAGGCCGTTTTGTTGCATCAGGCATATAAGCCTCGAGGAAATGGCTATCGAGCTGGCGGCGGGTGGGTTGGTGTTCTGAAAAATGCTTCATCTGACAATAATGAACCTTCGACATATTGTTGTTGGCTTTTACAGTGGAGATTAGTGAAATGTGAGGTTAGTATCGCTCAAGGACACGTCGTGGCTAGGATTTACCTTTCTTGATCGAAGCGGATGTTGTACCCAGATACGACATTCGCCCTGTTTAGGAAAAGCGTCTAGTTCACCTTTCGGCTAAGTGTCTCTTATTGGACAGATTTGTTGCTGCACGGAGCAGAGTGAAAGGTAATACGAGTCTGTGGGGCTGAGAACGCTTTTACTAACAGGGCGAATGTTGTACTCGGGTACAATGTTCGCTCCGTTTAGGAAAAGCATCTAATCGCTGACTTACTGACCCACTACCCACTACCCGCTATCCGCTCCGATGTGGACAAAATTATTAGTATCAATGAGATTATATAATCTTAGTTTAGGCCGAAAATCCTAAAGCAGCTGCACTTATCATACTTATGAGTGATATGCAGGCTGCACCGCTGCAGCAGGCATCAATTGCTATCTATTCTCACCATCTGCTTCTAATCATTAATCCTAGGCCAAACTTATAGCACAAACAGTAAAAGTTTTTCACCAACCATTTCACTTTCACTGATGCCAGGTATGACCCTAAAAAGGTAATAAGAATAAAGAACCTGTATGTAATGAAATAAACTGGAATGTCCATCTATATTTACTCCTGGAGATCATCAATCAATTCGATTCTTTGATGATAGATTATCAACAGTAATTCTACTTCATCTGTGGCAACGGTATGTGCCTTGCTTTCCATCTAATAAAATTGTTTCTAACTCACTAGGCATAATATGGCCTGCTTGGACGGATTATCCCCATGGAAACTACTTCCATGCTGGGTCAAAAGCTTTTTCCAACGCGACTCTGCCTACTCGGACACGAGTTCCTATATAGATACGTTCTCATCGGGAGGGGTGCGTCTGGAGATCCGAGACCTAGAGCCTTCCTATACATTCTCTACAAGACCACTCTCAGACAGCAATTCCAGCATAATCCGCCTTCCAACACCTCCTCCCCAGTGTGTCCCATATCGAAGAATCCAGCCAATGCCATCTTCGTACGAGACACTTAATCGAGAGCCAATGCCAGAGTTAGAAGACAGAGAATTCAAAGGTTGGTCAAAGTTTTTTCTGGACAACAGTAAGTGGCTCATGCAACAGTACTTGTGCTTTTTACTGACAATGAATAAAAAGGGGATAATGAAGCAGAAAAATCATGGCTGTCCCATCTTAAACAGAAATCTCTACCGTCATATTAAAAGCTTTGAAAATTACTGTGGCGTGATATACAGCCCTGGTTCCGAGGCATTCATTGTGTTGCATGTTCTTTATCACGATGAGACTACTGGACGTTTACGTTGCTCGGCTGCATTTTTCGATGAAGAACCACAATTGTCAGTGCGGTGGGATCTGGGCTTTCTTATATGTGCTAAAGAATGGAGGGATTTGAAAAAGCATGGTTTTACTTGGAGATGTTGATATTCATTGTTGCTGTCTGGCTTGTATATATACGCATAATTGATGTTGTCGATCAATGGATTTGATATAATCTCTCGCACGTTCACGTTCTAAATATGATAAGTGGAA from Aspergillus chevalieri M1 DNA, chromosome 1, nearly complete sequence includes the following:
- a CDS encoding uncharacterized protein (COG:S;~EggNog:ENOG410PV1W;~InterPro:IPR000719,IPR011009;~TransMembrane:1 (o365-383i);~go_function: GO:0004672 - protein kinase activity [Evidence IEA];~go_function: GO:0005524 - ATP binding [Evidence IEA];~go_process: GO:0006468 - protein phosphorylation [Evidence IEA]) translates to MASNDIPDYKKLFLEAEKQRKQEEELRRQEEGLRKQEEQRRKQEEQRRKQEEQRRKQEEQRRKQAEEEQRHEAELRRQAEEQNRPTTFGELIRYGHNIIAKSLTIANQSRCTSGKISAPIGKSCPVKLRPWTECQTQQEEIYRSVCNHLGLTGNTARRAFPPLVALEYEGQNVKERPISSERDLEGYERSAVENHVRNIITELCKIPTARDEFRLGDGVQFDSHANSLDLQTNQPSRSGSSRPDQYCIHRIDDGTSTLLTTVEYKPPHKLPVESLRRGLKSMDFWGQVVKAHSVPNTEDEKAERVVGSVIAQEYHVMIQEGLEYSYVTNGLALILLRVPYEDPGTLYYHLCEPNEEVNSEDEQSFLQPATAIARVLCLCLMSFRSRPRSQQWRNEADAQLPIWESSFGSFDGAWSPVSEFESPQHTPNSKRTYPSPKSTTSEFLPPSSSSAESPTAEGRRAPTRSRPGCSPSTTTYHDESSDPDSDFEASGQKGQKRGLSEISSSPVQRTVRRAGSRHFSQSDSQHGRHDADFCTQRCLLGLQQGGRLDDDCPNVMLHKQGGDGRRHTIDSTTLVQLVKRQLGDNIDRNCTPMGDCGASGAPFKVTCAAYGYTVVGKGTTSCRWPELLREAEVYHVLQQAQGSAVPVFLGAIDLKKTYFLHGAGAIRHMLLMGWGGKPISSIENMPSCPESNREELNREISRSVKNIRSLGVFHEDLRPDNILWNAELRRALIIDFHWARLDRRPKRKRLLSCGAEARQPKQRRTIC
- a CDS encoding uncharacterized protein (COG:S;~EggNog:ENOG410Q1JS), which codes for MNRPLSEAAEVLRMKIKEMIPGAVEYDKSQLDDKSQPPKDIVFRKVGGGIKLYSGETLGILASHLVNEMNLGEGWGWNLAHFSEPKPIINNSKRMYLVPLSEGASLTPGGLLPEKSYTYITDQPTISSDTTVIFIASV
- a CDS encoding uncharacterized protein (SECRETED:SignalP(1-18)) is translated as MAISFFLTVFSPFYNCFGYTGEASNSSNPDALAPVFEDGPTQIDGCSGYRRHYIKGKLPNNKYQVACQMSQCYFNSGGDTATLNWIEYIIIGEGELCRSKRGKELLDDYLLCKGYHIVCL